tattaatatcattttaattgcTCTAAAAGATTTAACCCCATAAAGCCCCCGCTAGTGTAGATACTAGAGGCACAGGCACATGTTCTGggttcattatatatttataaagggCTGCCGATTCAGCGGATGGTCcggataaatttaaattgtaaatagaCGCATTGCAGATTTCAAGTAAAAGCCTGGATAAGAGCGGATATGGTAGGAGAATCTGTAATGGAAAGGGAACAGGCCACTTTTATTTGTAAAGTTTGAACATCCCCGATATTGAGAATGTTGAAGTTGCAagtacatatttcattttaatccaTTCGAGATCGAGatttaattgtaaaacaaTCCCTACGTGTCGGTACGATTTGAATGTTGGTTAGAATGATTCTGtgtttttctctctgtttaattttaaatcgatggcaatcttaaattttatgtttcatattttttaagtaacaaattatatactatgttatactataatgtgttatgtataattatatatatatatataataattttatattgaaaaaacataaaaattaatatgatatatatgttactatataaattatatgtaaaacaTGTATATTATATCCTTGCCTATTGACtgatatgaatttttttcaatctcGAATGCGTTAAAAGGGAGCACTAAAAATACTTATCTTATACTTATTACTTATTGTAATTACTAAATCGTCCTAAAAGCCAGACAGATAGATAAAGAAAGGAATCTACCATTATATTAGCGACATTGTCATATTTCTGCTTCCTTTAAGCCTTCCATCGATACAAGCGATTTATAAGTATTGATTGACCATTTTCTCTAAGCTTATAACTTCGAATTAACGTTTATGTATAAAACGagttacgtattaatttatttaaatacaaatatttcgagcgagttatataaatttaatattgctGAACGATACGTAAATTATCTTTTGATTGCGaagttacattattttattattaaggGACATTCTATGTGTTAGTAATCGTTGTagactataataataatctatgttatatattatatagtattaatctatgctatatattatatgatattaatctatgttatatattatatgatattaatcTATATTAAAGATGTTTATGAAGAGTCATTTCCCATGTTCTTTATCATATCCCTGATCAAGGACAttcctatattattataatatccaATTACATATTGGTACACAAGATAtacagattattatttataacattttggTTTTCTTAATTGAGTCATTCATCTAATACAAATGATAAGTGATtagtaataattcataaaaaggGGTATTGtagtagaaatattataagaaaacattttctgttttggTGTAGAGTTATTCCTTCTTCCAGACAGTGTCGTACAAATCCGTACGTCTCTGAGAAAATGTAGGTATCTGAGCCCTTACTTCCTCAACAACTTTCAGatctgaaagaaaaaagaaacacacgAAGTAATAAGTAAtgcttattaataaattcaacaAATACAGAGAGAGATGGctaaatagataaattatcgagactaaaaattaattacatcatGGATCTCTcgcttttaattttaagatagAAATTACCGATATCAGTGACCACCATATTTTCTTGAGTTTCTAAATCGTAAAGAATTTTTCCCCAGGGATTGGTCAACTGTGTATGTCCCCATGCGACGTAATTTGCTGAAGGAACACGAGCCGGTGATATACAGGCGACATATAATTGATTGTCATTAGCTCTGGAACGCTGAAGCAATGACCAGTGCAGTGGTCCAGTGGTCATATTGAATGCCGCTGGATATATCAGTATTTGACAACCTAACCCAGAGAAACGGGAAATATGAAGCCACTGAATACCACTTAAGTTTGTAGTTGCACGATCCATATTccaaaatttatgaatatgcAAGAACAGTTCTCTTGTCGTCCttctaattcttttaattatttaattttccgcAAATATACTGGTTTTTAAAATTAAGCTCCTTTTTATACAGAGTTGcagattatattaattttatatagaatatatttaaaaaaggtatttaattttctactaGTTGAGTAATGTTCGATTAAGTTACTGTACCTTTGTTCCGATAAATACGTGCCATTTCCTCGAACCTAATATCATAACAAATGCCAATACCTATTTTGCAGCCCTTCACATCGAACATCGTTAGAGAGTTACCAGGACTGAGTGAATCACTCTCTCGGAAAGTAATCTTGTTAGGAATGTCGATGTCGAATAGATGTacctaataatataaaaatatagtcgCTAATTCTATTGCTGCaacttttgtaatttaatatcaaagtTACCAACTCCTAAactttaatcattttttatttaataactgACAGTGTTTTTAtcactttcttttattaaatcttatcatttaataatatttgaaacggaatatttttttaagaaaaaataagttttttagtatgtgaaaaatttatattacacattACAACAAAACGTATGTTTCTCGTATAATCCTAGATTATTCCTAGATAGAGGGTCACTTTCTCCACCTCAAtattgtgaatttcaaaaCCACAAAGGGATATATTAATTACCTTTCGGTGTTTTGATATCAAAGCTCCATCGGGACTCCAAATAGTACAAGTATTGTACAATTTATCGCCCTCTATTTCACTTATCGTACCACCAACTACATAAATGCTGTTCTCTTTAGCTGCATTCGATAAAGCGACGCTCGTTTCACCATCAGGAATACTTTCGGCGTATTTCGGAAAATATTCTGTATtgcaatatttcaattaatgaaaaataactgTCCTTTGTTTCaactataaattaaattgaaatttttgtcaattttttattttttgaattatcaaaataactaagttttttatttcgacttacttaaatatgtaattataatataatgtaaatataatatatatgtatatataataaattgttcctACAGGTTCAAAGTGAAAAATGAGTAGAAGTATTTAATTACGATCATGCTATTTGTGTTAGTATCAGTAACTTTTTGAAACATAAAGTTAGTTTATAATTAACgcttatacatacatacatactttaCCGAGTATGGTCATATAGTcagttaaatgaaaattctattctttcaaatatatattatgtacgtcaatgttaattattatctaTGTTACCTGGGATTAGACacagttaataaataaaacattgaagtttcgtgttttaattattagaataacaatatgtattttctatgtatattttatgggatgtcaaaaaattatttgttatagtTGTGGGAGGTACAGATCTGTAGGAGCGAAAATCTGGAACGTGAATGACTCATAGTTTCGGAAAAAGtgctttaaaatttcattgatccTGACGTCGATTGCATTTATTGATAATTCGATAATACATCACTCagggaatatatatatatatataaccaaCAACTAAGTATCGTCTTCCTAAATAGAGTATAATATATGCTTACATACACCAGTTTGCCTTTTATTAATAAGTTTTAGTTTGTTTTTTCCTGGATATTCAATGTTGTGTGAATGGATAATATGATAAGAGTATAATATAAGATAGAGGAAATAAGTTTAAGTTAAGTTTAATAAGCTTTTAAGTTTTGTTGAGTTTAGTTTAAGTCGTTAAGTTGAGTTGAGTTTAAAGTCGTCGTGAAGTAGATAACACGAGACAAATACAGACAATAGAAACATactaaagaatataattatgtttaataatgTGTTTAACAATACATGTTTAAACACAAAATGCCGCTGACTGTACAAGTTCAATGATATGTGTGTTATGACACATTTCCTTATTATATTCCTTATATTCTTAagcttatattatattattaagcTTATTAAACTTAACTTAAACTTcttaaacgatatatataagCTTAATAAGTTTAATAAGTTTTTAACAATAGTTCGTTGAGTTTAAAGTCGTCGTGAAGTAGATAACACGAGACAAATATAGACAACAGAAACATACTAAAGAATGtaattatgtttaataatgTGTTTAACAATACATGTCTAAACACAAacttattaaaagttaattttttttattgtatttacgaaaattatgaaaatactaAGCGGAACAAATACGGAACGTGAATGGCTCAATGGACCAAAGAGCGGCTTGctgacaaaattaataaagtaaagaTCAAAAAGACTACAAAATTACACTCTACCACACAATAATTCTCTATACAATAGGTACACACATTGAATCGACTTTTCACAACGATAAGAACCAACAGAACCAATTAAGACCAGACGAAACTTTCATAAGACAACGATATTACAGTGATCAAGTCAGTGATTTCGATCTATGCATCGATCAGTATAGttatgaagaaaaattactcttttctttcgatgtattttatatctgGCAGTCGGATGTGCCCGTGGCCATCCAGCAGTATAAATACGACGATTTTAGAAAGTGACAGCGGCgttgcgttttaaaaacttttattatttcgttcatCATTAGGAAGATCGTGATGGAAGGACGTAATAGGGTAAAAGACGACGAATCCtttgggaagaatacttcaaGGGATTCTATAGGGATCGATGATCGTTCCGCTGGGTAGTTCATTCGAATTTTGGTCAGGATTATCGAGATGGAAGGGTCGGGAGCTTGGTCGAATATCAACTTTGACGGTTCAGCGCCTCATCTCTTTCCAAGCTCACCAGTCACGAGCTACGGTTCACTGAATACATCTTGTTGGAATATCCCTTTTGGATTTTGGTACGAGGAATACGGTGTGTTTGAAAAGGGATTTTCTTTTGAAGCAATTTAGGTTGATAGAAAGGTCTTTTTGTAAGGTAGCTtgtcgataaaaatgttttattactgACGTAAGTGGAACGAGTActtaagaatttaaataaaatcgatgaccaaatatctttttttcgaCTTTCATACATTGAAAGTTCTgtatctaaattttattttaattatttgaagcAAAAAGTAtgcctttttattttcttttagttGTAACATTCGTTAtactgttttatttatctGTTGAAGTACGTATTTTATGAGTTAAGGGATAGATTGGATATGGAAACTAGATGCTACATCGTTAATTctcacaatttattaaaaaattctggaTGTTTAAATGTCTATGTTATTCGGTGTTAactattattatactattatatgtATTCGTGTGTATACTACAGAAGGACCATACTATTAAACACTAACAGCTTTCTTCTAACATAATCTTCTCGTAGAATCTTATAATCTTTTCCTCCTCATTGTCTTGTCTTCTAACAAAAAAAGGTGTGTGATAAAGGTTCGAATTTCAGCGTGTTGAGAAAGTTGCTCGGTTAAGTTTCTGACTTCAAAAATGGCTTTTCTGTACCGGCAAGAATGAAGATAAATGTTCGGCACTGAGCAGTAACGAGTTAATCCTCGTTTCACTTCAAGTAAATGAAACGCTCTAATCTGTAACAGGTCCATAAGATTCGGTTGACGATggttgttacgtcgcgtgagattgTTGTTTCATGTTAGTCGGTgtctcaattttttaatttagttattGTGCTCAATTTAATGACATGGCGATCTGGttcaaagaaaataacaagagattcctttttttccttttatataagatttttatttttacgtattaaatatagGGAAGAAGTAATGatctttcttttatcgatGTGATCATATTAGGGGAACGCAGTAAATGGCTTCTGCAATATTGCGGAACTATTCGTATCACTCGATTAACTGAGTTCTTGTTCAGTGGTTCTCAATTCTTGAAGcgtttatttattgattaaaaaatagttaaaatCTTTTCCGATTTTCtccaaagaatttttaaattaaatatttaagataacATTTAACGAATTCCAATTGAAACGccttattttattacgtaaacgataattagaaaagagaaagaattcgTATTCTATATATTCCATACAAAGTGTTCCAAGATTTTTTAAACCTTTGCAAATTTACCATAATATACTAAAGGAATGTCAGTAATTTGTCATCTtccaatttccaatttctttaaaatttctttaaaatcaagccaaaaaaaaaaagaaaacaataaatcaaaaaaaaaaaaaaaaataaataaatttagtgATAAACACCTGGATACTTGTTGAAATTCGCACCACTTGATGCGAGCGAATTGTTCGAAAGGAAAACGCGTTCAGCCGCCACGGCTGTGGAATTGGGATCACTTAATTACTTCCGTTTGAATCCATCCATTCTTGTTTAACGGCCTATATGTTTTCAATATCATATCATTTTCGAACATATCGTTTCCGAAAGATGAAACAACGTGGCAAAATATATGTGAATATATATCAAGGCAAAGGTGTAGATGGTATTGTAAGCTTTGAAACGACAATATAGGACGAGAGAAAATTGATCAAAAACTTGAGTTGGGCCCTTTGAAGTTAGGAACAACACGCTTTGATGTTTTGTTTAAAGGAGAGAAGTTGAGTTATGCGAAAGTTGTTTGGGTTCTCTGAAGGTAAATGAGATTTTATTACTGAGTAAATAAACTGGATTTCAAGTttcttttgaatattataaatttaccgGTTTTGGTGGCATTTTATCATTAGTCCTATGATAATATatcttgttaattaatttttttattataaaaatattacttctaAATTCTCCGCTTTCAAGGGCCAAATCACGTgactaaaatttttaaagtcTTCCCATATTCTTGAGGAAGCTATAAAAGGTTGATAGATAGTCAGTGTTGATACTTTACCGAGTATGGTCATATAGTcagttaaatgaaaattctattctttcaaatatatattatgtacgtcaatgttaattattatctaTGTTACCTGGGATTAGACacagttaataaataaaacattgaagtttcgtgttttaattattagaataacaatatgtattttctatgtatattttatgggatgtcaaaaaattatttgttatagtTGTGGGAGGTACAGATCTGTAGGAGCGAAAATCTGGAACGTGAATGACTCATAGTTTCGGAAAAAGtgctttaaaatttcattgatccTGACGTCGATTGCATTTATTGATAATTCGATAATACATCACTCagggaatatatatatatatataaccaaCAACTAAGTATCGTCTTCCTAAATAGAGTATAATATATGCTTACATACACCAGTTTGCCTTTTATTAATAAGTTTTAGTTTGTTTTTTCCTGGATATTCAATGTTGTGTGAATGGATAATATGACAAGAGTATAATATAAGATAGAGGAAATAAGTTTAAGTTAAGTTTAATAAGCTTTTAAGTTTTGTTGAGTTTAGTTTAAGTCGTTAAGTTGAGTTGAGTTTAAAGTCGTCGTGAAGTAGATAACACACGAGACAAATATAGACGACAGAAACATactaaagaatataattatgtttaataatgTGTTTGACAATACATGTTTAAACACAAacttattaaaagttaattttttttattgtatttacgaaaattatgaaaatactaAGCGGAACAAATACGGAACGTGAATGGCTCAATGGACCAAAGAGCGGATTCTCTGGATGACCTGGATTCTCGAACAGTCAAGTGACGATTGATCCGTACAATTGatcgatttctttttactaCAGCATTGCAAGAGATTCCGTGTTGGAGTACGATGCTGCGACTTCCTGTGCTTGGACGATATAGAGGCAAATTGGACCGGACCTGATGTGATCGATATTCCCGTTGTTTACTCCGCTGCTGAACAAGTGGACTTTAAACGTTTTCTCATTGTATTTGTCGCCTTGATAATTTTGCAATTGATCTTCTAAATTTTGAATGAGGATTTAGATGGCACCGTTGATGAAATTCCATCATAAACGTCGACGATTAACATCAGCCATCAGGGAAAGGAGAAGGTACGATGTAGCGTGTTGATGAAAGATCGTTTTTACCTGGCTAATTATACCTTAAGGAggttttttcttatttatttttccacgatgtattgttaaattattaattttcttatttgatttttgtGATTTCTGTGAAACTGTTATGATTCATTGTCACTTGTATGAAGGACGGAAGTACaagaaattgataatattattaataatatttacgaagaaaaaatgtGTTGTTgcatatatgataaaataattctatattaaacACGAAACTCGCCAACGtgactgttttattttagaaagGAAATTAAACGGATTTAACGAATGAAATGATATAAAGTAACTATAAATGGCTGTTAAACTATTTTTATGCTTGAAAAGTAATCCgcaaagtaatataatataatactattgAATTGTATATCTTTTAGAATTTGTCCTTAACCTCTTGCTTCATAACTTTCTCAATTATACGTTTCAAACTTATTGGCTACTTCGGTGTTGTCACGAACGAAAaccgataaaatattatatcttaaataTAGATTGAAATGAAAGCTTGTCAttgtattaaaagttaattttttttattgtatttacgaaaattatgaaaatactaAGCGgaacaaatatctttttttcgaCTTTCATACATTGAAAGTTCTgtatctaaattttattttaattatttgaagcAAAAAGTAtgcctttttattttcttttagttGTAACATTCGTTAtactgttttatttatctGTTGAAGTACGTATTTTATGAGTTAAGGGATAGATTGGATATGGAAACTAGACGCTACATCGTTAATTCTCacaagttattaaaaaattctggaTGTTTAAATGTCTATGTTATTCGGTGTTAactattattatactattatatgtATTCGCGTGTATACTACAGAAGGACCATACTATTAGACACTAACAGCTTTCTTCTAACATGCTCGGTTAAGTTTCTGACTTCAAAAATGGCTTTTCTGTGGGCAATAAtaataaggaaatatatatatcgttatattctttAGTATATTTCCTCTATCTTATATCCAGGAAAAAACAAACTTAACTTAAACTTATTAAAGGAATAtaataaggaaatatatatgtcgttTAATAAGTTTAAGTTAAGTTTAATAAGCTTTTAAGTTTTGTTGAGTTTAGTTTAAGTCGTTAAGTTGAGTTGAGTTTAAAGTCGTCGTGAAGTAGATAACACGAGACAAATATAGACAACTTCAATGTAATGTGTTGTAATGTGTGGTTACTGAATGTCCTTAAAAATATGGTATTCTCACTAAAAGCTTTCACGATAAGTTATTTTGTCTCGGGATAGAAATGGGTATTCTACTAGCATAATTACTGTTTACGATTCATTCATTCTCTGAAAAGTAATTTGtgtacttttacttttttctatatagttgtttcataatatattattgaaaaaaaaacaaataattacgtattCCGTATGGTGAATTGAGGCATTCAGGAAGAGCGACAATATCAGCATTATATTCTTTCGCTCTTGATATGTAGGAAACTGCCCGCCCTACATTCTTGCTTTTTACTTCATTCACTTCAAGTTGTACCAACGCCAAGCGAAGTGctaaaatgttgaaaaagttaaatatattcaCAGAAATCacaaaaatcaaataagaaaattaataatttaacaatacatcgtggaaaaataaataagaaaaaaccTCCTTAAGGTATAATTAGCCAGGTAAAAACGATCTTTCATCAACACGCTACATCGTACCTTCTCCTTTCCCTGATGGCTGATGTTAATCGTCGACGTTTATGATGGAATTTCATCAACGGTGCCATCTAAATCCTCATTCAAGATTTAGAAGATCAAGTGCAAAATTATCAAGGCGACAAATACGATGAGAAAACGTTTAAAATCCACTTGTTCAGCAGCGGAGTAAACAACGGGAATATCGATCACATCAGGTCCGGTCCAATTCGCCTCTACATCGTCCAAGCATAGGAAGTCGCAACATTGTACTCCAACACGGAATCTCTTGCAATGCTGtagtaaaaagaaatcgatCAATTGTACGGATCAATCGTCACTTGACTGTTCGAGAATCCAGGTCATCCAGAGAATCCGCTCTTTGGTCCATTGAGCCATTCACGTTCCGTATTTGTTCCGCAtagtattttcataattttcctaaatacaataaaaaaaattaacttttaataagtTTGTGTTTAAACATGTATTGTTAAACAcattattaaacataattatattctttagtATGTTTCTGTCGTCTATATTTGTCTCGTGTTATCTACTTCACGACGACTTTAAACTCAACAAACTATTGTTAAAAACTTATTAAACTTATTAAGcttatatatatcgtttaataagTTTAAGTTAAGTTTAATAAGCTTTTAAGTTTTGTTGAGTTTAGTTTAAGTCATTAAGTTGAGTTGAGTTTAAAGTCGT
This Bombus pascuorum chromosome 1, iyBomPasc1.1, whole genome shotgun sequence DNA region includes the following protein-coding sequences:
- the LOC132916034 gene encoding omega-amidase NIT2-like translates to MSTLRLALVQLEVNEVKSKNVGRTVSYISRAKEYNADIVALPECFNSPYGIPLRLALVQLEVNEVKSKNVGRAVSYISRAKEYNADIVALPECLNSPYGIQYFPKYAESIPDGETSVALSNAAKENSIYVVGGTISEIEGDKLYNTCTIWSPDGALISKHRKVHLFDIDIPNKITFRESDSLSPGNSLTMFDVKGCKIGIGICYDIRFEEMARIYRNKGCQILIYPAAFNMTTGPLHWSLLQRSRANDNQLYVACISPARVPSANYVAWGHTQLTNPWGKILYDLETQENMVVTDIDLKVVEEVRAQIPTFSQRRTDLYDTVWKKE